The Candidatus Neomarinimicrobiota bacterium genome contains the following window.
TGGTACTGAAATTGGTATGAGCGCCAGCTCCGTTCCAGTCACCCTTAACCGGTTTGGGGTGGATACTGGCATTAACACCATATTCTTCAGCAATTCGGTAGAGGAGCCAGCGAGCCAGCCATAATTGATCGGCAATCTCAAGCGGGGTCAGGGGACCGATCTGAAATTCCCACTGTCCAGGCATGACTTCAGCATTTACTCCGGAAATTCCGATACCAGCGTACAGACAGGCTTCCATGTGTTCCTCAACGATATCCCGGCCAAAAACCTCGTCAGCACCCACACCGCAGTAAAAAGGTCCCTGGGGAGCGGGGTAGCCGCCATCAGGCCAGCCCAGAGGTGACCTCCCTTGAAAAAAAGTGTACTCTTGTTCTATCCCAAACCAGGCTTCTTCTATTACATGTTGTTTGGCAATGTCCACCAAATGAGCCCGCTTGTTCGATTCATGAATCTGACCATCCGGGTAGCGAACTTCGTTCATGACCAAAATATGATTACCTCGACGAATAGGGTCAGGTGCAAACGCCACGGGATGTAAAGAGCGATCACTATCATGACCTTCGGCCTGCATGGTGCTGGAGCCGTCAAAACCCCATTCCGGAATTTGCTCGAGCTCAGTGATTGGTCCATCCAGTATCTTGGTTTTGGAACGCAGTTTGGAAGTGGGTCGGTGTCCATCGATCCAAATGTATTCAGCTTTAATCTTTGTCATATGAATGGATTCCTATGAATAGTTGATATGCTTGAGGTATATGTGCATCATGTCGAGCAATTAATAAGATATACAGGTAAATGTCAATAATAAATTATGGTAATAATATATAATACTTAAAAATATAAAGCGTGGAATCAAAGACAATCCGGTCGAAATGTCCAGCTTTGGCAACAAACCCAGACTTTCATTCACGGGAGAGCAGAATATTCAGATCAATCGCAGTGGTCTCTTTATAGGATGACAACACCAGGTTGGACTGAGTGCGGTTCACGCCAGGCCAGTTTTGAATTTCATAGAGCAGGTCTTCCAAAGCCTGGGAATTTTTGGCGCGTACTTTAAGAATATGTGAGCCGGTCCCGATGATTGAGTGACATTCCAAGACAGCAGGAGAGGCAGTTGCCTTTTCAACAAAACTCTCATAATGATCCGAATGTTCACTGACAATGAAGACAAAGGCAGTCAGGTCCAGGCCGGCTTTTTTATGGTCAAGAACGGTTGAGTAGCCCTTAATCAGTCCTTTTTCGGTAAGTTTTTTCATGCGTTCGCCAATGGCTGGAATTGACAGTTCAACCCCTTTCGATATCTCACTGGCGGTTACCCTGCCATTCTCCTGCAGTAATTTCAATATTTGAATATCACGTTTGTCGATCATGGTGTCTCCTGAAATATTTTAAGTACCCATCAATATATCCTAAATATTTATGCAGTTTACAGAAGTTTCTCTAAAATGTCTTTACTTGATTGAGTGTGAGGTGAAAACACCTTAAGTGACCTATAGAGTTTGTGCAAGATACTGTTACTGTTAGAATTAGTAGTAATTCTGGCTCATCGTCATAATGCGTACCTCGGAGTTAGTTGGATTATTAGGAAGCTTCCATCTTTTACTCAGATCCAGATTCCCTGAAGGGGAATAATCAGAATAGCCACGGGTGTAACCCGTGGTAAATGAACCACAATAATTGCAACCCTGAAGGGGTTGAATAATACTAAAGCAAATATTTTTCATCAAACTCTATCCAGCATATTTCATAAAGAAATGCAACTTTTTTACGCCCTCATGAAATATGCGTGCTTTTTCATGTTTTATCAGAAGTTCTCTAAGTTCCTCAATAAATGATTGTTTCTGATCGTGCTTCTCCCGGTTTTTAACGTATTCAATTAAATCATCCTTTGTAGAGAATATGATCTGATACAATATTTGGGTGTCTCGGTT
Protein-coding sequences here:
- the glnII gene encoding glutamine synthetase GlnII is translated as MTKIKAEYIWIDGHRPTSKLRSKTKILDGPITELEQIPEWGFDGSSTMQAEGHDSDRSLHPVAFAPDPIRRGNHILVMNEVRYPDGQIHESNKRAHLVDIAKQHVIEEAWFGIEQEYTFFQGRSPLGWPDGGYPAPQGPFYCGVGADEVFGRDIVEEHMEACLYAGIGISGVNAEVMPGQWEFQIGPLTPLEIADQLWLARWLLYRIAEEYGVNASIHPKPVKGDWNGAGAHTNFSTKAMREDGGFAIVENACKKLAEKHEEHIAVYGAHNEERLTGLHETCSYHEFRYGVSDRGASVRIPLITAKEGKGYLEDRRPSANMDPYEVCAILLETICS
- a CDS encoding Lrp/AsnC family transcriptional regulator, translating into MIDKRDIQILKLLQENGRVTASEISKGVELSIPAIGERMKKLTEKGLIKGYSTVLDHKKAGLDLTAFVFIVSEHSDHYESFVEKATASPAVLECHSIIGTGSHILKVRAKNSQALEDLLYEIQNWPGVNRTQSNLVLSSYKETTAIDLNILLSRE